The genomic segment GTTTTCCCGCTTGTAACTCAAGCAATAGGAGTAATAGCTACAATAGTTGGAGTATTTCTAGTTAGGGGATGGAAGAACATTTCTCCAATAACCTCATTCAACATCGGCCTTTTCACAACCGGGATAATTTGTGCAGTAGGCTTCTACATATCCTCAATTTGGCTTCTCAATAACATTAACATATTCTACTCGGCTCTAGCCGGCTTAATTGCAAGCCTAGTAGTAGGCTTGGTAGCCCAATACTACACTGGAACAGGCATGAAACCCGTGACAAAAATCGCTGAATCCTCCCAAAGAGGAGCAGCAATAAACATAATCATTGGACTAGCTTACGGCCTTCAAAGCACATTTATCCCGGTCATAACTATAGCGGCCGTAATAGCCTTTTCATACTTCATTACGGGAGGTGGAATTCAAGGTTTCTACGGAGTTGCAGCTGCAACGCTTGGAATACTTTCAACAACTGGAATAATAATGTCGTCTGACACTTTCGGTCCAATCAGCGACAACGCAGACGGCATAGCTGAAATGTCGGGAATCAAGGATGAAGTAGGCGAATCGCTGGAAGCATTAGACGCTATGGGAAACACTACTAAGGCTTTGACAAAGGCTTATGCAATGGCCTGCGCAGGCCTTTCAGCCGTAGTAATTTTCGTAACTTACCTGAGGATAACTGGAATGCTAAAGGTAGGTTCCAGCATTCTACCAGTAATTAACGTTGCAGACCCGAAGATTCTTGTAGGCCTCTTCATCGGCGGTGTACTACCGTTTCTATTTTCGGCGCTTGCAATCGGTGCAACTGGAAAAACTGCCTTCCTAATGGTTGACGAAGTTAGGAGACAGTTCAGAGAAATAAAGGGAATTCTTGAAGGAAAAGCGAAGCCTGACTATGCAAGATGCGTTGACATAAGCACAAAGAACGCATTGAAGGAAATGGTTGCTCCAACTCTTCTGGCGATAATCTTTCCAATAGGTGTTGGACTACTCCTCGGAAAAGAGTCACTAGGCGCTTTACTCCTAGGTCAAACGCTTTCAGTTATTGCTTTGGCACCATTCTTCATAAATGTGGGTGGAGCCTGGGATAACGCCAAAAAATTCATTGAGGCTGGGCATTTTGGTGGAAAAGGAACAGAGACTCATGCCGCCGCGGTTGTCGGTGACACAGTTGGAGACCCATTGAAGGATGTTGCTGGGCCTTCGCTTCACATATTTACAAAACTGATAAACATGACTGCGCTTGTGTTTGCTCCAGTGATTCTCATGTACGCTCTTATTTAGCTTTCCCTTCTTTCTTTATGGATAAAACCTTCTTATTGTTCTTGGGAATGGTATGGCATCCATCACGTTGTCTAGGTCAAGCATCCATGCCATAAGTCTTTCAACTCCTAAGCCGAAACCGGCGTGCGGAACTGTTCCGTAGCGTCTCAAGTCAATGTACCATTCGTAGTCTTCCTCTCGTAAACCGAACTCTTTTAGGCGTTTAATAAGTTCGTCCTTGTCGTCTTCGCGGGCTCCTCCAGTTATTATTTCGCCTATTCTTGGAACAAGCATGTCCTCTGACATTACTAGTTCGGGGTTGTCGCGGTAGGTTTTGCAGTAGAATGCCTTAATCTTTCTTGGATAGGCGTAGATGAAGAATGGGTGTCCAAAATCTTCTGCTAAGGCTTTCTCTTCGTCATAGCCGAGGTCTTCTCCCCACTTGATTTTAAATCCCTTCCCTTGAAGCCTCTCAATTGCCTCATTGTAGGTTATTCTTGGAAACGGAGTCTTAACCTCTACTAGCTTTTTGACGTCAACTTTTAAGGCTTCGAGTTCATTTCTGCATTCTTTGGCTGTTTTGTGACAGACGTAGGCTACTAGGTCTTCTTCAAGTTTCATCATGTCCTCCATGGTTGTGAAGGCGGCTTCAGCCTCAACATGCCAGTATTCAGCTAAATGTCGAATTGTCCTGCTTTTTTCAGCTCTAAAAGAGGGGGCAATACAATAAACTTTTTCCAGCGAGTAGATTAGGGCTTCTAGGTGAAGTTGAGCGCTTTGGGTTAAGTAGAGTTCTTTATCAAAGTATTTTAAGCCGAAAAGGGTTGCTCCTCCTTCGCATGCACTTGAAATGAACATTGGCGGGGAAACTTCGATGTATCCTCTGTTTTTGAAGAATTCCCGTATAAACTCTAGAATTCTGCTTCTGACAAGCATTATGAGAGTCATACGGCGGCTTCTAAGCCATAAATGCCTAACGTCACGCAGGAAGTCTTCGCTGTAATCTTTCCTTATGGGGAAAACTTCAGCTAAGCCTACAATAGTCAGCTTTTCAGTTCTTAATTCAAATCCTCCCGGAGCCCGTTTATCCCTCTTAACGACACCTTCTAAGATTACTGAGGATTCAATTGTGGCTTTTTCAGCTTCTTCCCATGCTGGGCTATCATGCTTAACTGTGCATTGAATTACGCCTGTAGAGTCACGTGTCAAAATGAAAATTGCATTTTTCGTTTCCCTCTTACGATAAATCCAACCCCTAATTCGAACATGTTTTCCCTCGTAATTCCCTTCCAAAATTCGCTGTATCGGAGTATATGAAACCGTTGATTCCATCGCAACCATCTTAGGATTAACTTGCATTTCTAGCCTAAAAATTTACCTAAATAAAATGAAAATTGACGAGGTTACCAGAGCTGCCTATAAACGCAATAATTACGATATAGCTTTATTCCATTAAGCTTATAACTGGCCTATTTCTCATGTCTGCTGAAATGCCAGCCATATGTAACAGGTGCCATTCGGCCAACGCCGAAATTCACATAGCATACGCCAAACTTAACCTCTGCCCAAACTGCTTCAGAGAATACTATGTTAACAGAATTAGAAAAACTGTTGAAGATTTTAAGATGTTTAAGCCTAAGGACCGTGTAGGCGTTGCGGTTTCCGGCGGAAAGGATAGTATGGCTCTTCTGCACGTTCTTAGACAAGCATTTCCAGCAGTTGAACTTATCGCTTTGCATGTCGACTTAGGAATTAAAGGTTATTCTGAACATTGCCGACAAAAAGTTGAAGAACTTACCGAAATGCTTAACGTAAAACTTGAAGTTTTCAACCTTAAAAAAGAACTTGGCTTTTCAATAGACGACTTTAAAAAGACCATTTATAAGCGAAAAATCTGCTCTGCATGCGGAACCATAAAGCGGCACATATTTGAAGTTTTAGCTAAAAGAGCTGAAACAAGAGTCTTAGCTACTGGCCATAACTTAGACGACATAGTCTCAGTCATGTTCAACAACTTTTTCCATGGAAACTGGGCTCAACTTGTAAGATTAAAACCAGTTCTAGAACCTTTAACACCGAATCAAACCTTCAAAGTTAAACCGCTCATAAAAACTCCTGAAAATGAAAACCTTCTCTATTGCCTATATTTAAATGTTCCATTCCGAAAGGAAAACTGTCCTCACGCCCACATAGAAAGACTTGAAAAGAACAGGGAAATGCTTGAATACCTATCCAAGGATAATCCTAACTTTAAGTATCAAATGCTGAAAAGCTTCCTTAAACTAATTCCAATTTTAGAAAAGCATGTTGAAAAGCCAAAACTTATAAACTGCAAAGTTTGCGGTTACCCATCGTCATCTGAAATCTGCGCATTTTGCAAAAGAGTTGAAACCGTTAAAAAAGCTATGGAAGGATAAATGCTGGTAGACGCTTTGAGCAAAAGGAAATATCCAATTGAAAGCGGGCAACCATGCAGAAGACACAATTGTATAAAGTGCTGTATAAAAACAGAAATGCCCCTCACAAAAGCGGACATCGAATTAATCTCAAGTTTAGGCTACAAAACTGAAGATTTCGCAATTAAAACCGACGAAGGGTGGAGGTTAAAGAACAAATTTGGAAAATGTGTCTTCTTAACTGAAAATGGATGCAGAATTTACGATTTTAGACCTCAAGGATGCAGGCTTTACCCGCTCATATATGATGAAGAATTAGACAAGCCTATCCTAGATGAACTTTGCCCTTACAGAGAAGAGTTTAAAGTTGAAAAATCAAACATTGAAAAACTGCTGAGGCTCATTAAAGAACTTGAAGCTGAAAATTAAAGGCTTCCAAACATGAAAGCTAACAAACCAAATATAAACCATACGAGGACCATATTCTTTATTTTTTTGGCGTTCTCTCTCGAATAATCCCTAAGAAGCATTATTGAGGAATAGATGAGGCCTATATCCGTTATTGTCACAAATGGTATGAACCACCAAGAAGAAACCAGTCTTAAAATCACTGGTAAAGGACTTAACGCAACTGCGAAAAGATAAAAGAAAACCGATGCAATTGCTGCCGCTCGACTTCCAAAACTCACAGCTAAAGTTCTAACATTTCTAGCTTTGTCTCCTTCAACATCAACTATCCCCTTGGTTATTTCCCTTCCAGTATTAGAAAGAAAAGCCATAGCCGCAAACAGAAAAACCATCAAACTGAATTTCTCAACAATGAGATTTCCATAGATGAAGGGTATGGCAACGCATGCGCTTACAAGGAAGTTGCCAAACAGTCCGGTGCGTTTTCCAAAAGTTGCATAACTCACAGAAATCAACCAAGCTATAACCGCAACTGCTAGGCACAGAAGATTAGTTTTTAAAGCTGACAGAAAACCTATTAGGGCAAGTATAAAAGCGAATGCAAGAGCCTGATTCGGGCTTACAATTCCGCTTGGAATGGGTCTTTCAGGCTCGTTTATAGCGTCTATTTCTCGGTCATAATAGTCGTTTATTACCATTGCTGAGCCAGTAAGCGTAAAACCGGTTATAAATCCCCAAAAAAGATTAAACCATTCATTAATGATGTTTACTCCAACAGTTAAGGTTGCACCGACTATAACTGCGAATCCCATCATAAAGCAGTTGACTGGCCGAAGCAAACCGATGAAAGCTTTAAACTTTCCCAAACCTTGTTTATCCTCCAGTTATGTAAGGTGCGTAGCCTTCTTTCTAAATATGTTGAAGTTCTCTTTAATAGTAAGCTTGTTATCATAATAACGATTTGGTTTGTTAAGTCAAATTTTAATTAACATAAAAGCCTAATTTAAAGTAGGTGAACCGTTGAGTTATACTCCTGAAAACCTTAGGGTAATAATTCCAGTTGGCGGAAAAGCTAAACGTTTACTTCCATTAACAGCAGAAGTTTCTAAAGCCTGCATCAGACTTTTAAACCGTCCGCTAATTGAAATTTCCCTCATATGTTTGGCTAGGCAGGGAATAAGAAATTTCATATTCGGAGTTAAAGGCTACACGAACTATAGGAGTCTCCACGACCAATTTGAGTCGGGAGTAGGGTTCTCTGCAAGGTATGGTATTTCGCCTCGTATTCACATTAAATACCAACCCAACATTGATGACTGTGGAAGTGCCGACAGTGCAAGAATAAACATGGAGTACTACGACATTATAGACCCAGTTTTCGCAGTTCAAGGAGATAATATCTTTGACATTAACATAAACGAGCTGATAGAATTTCACCAGCGTAAGGAGGCTGTCATGACAATT from the Candidatus Bathyarchaeota archaeon genome contains:
- a CDS encoding sodium-translocating pyrophosphatase; its protein translation is MDEAFYVSLIAPIVGTVGMLIVAYLTWRISKEDPGTPKMREIAKYIQEGANAFLKRQYKTIIYFIIALAIPIFYFLGWQTTLAFVYGAVMSLLAAYIGMNVAVRANVRTANAARKSPEKALTIAFRGGAVMGLSVVSLSLIGISTLYYAYGNPELLVGYGFGASLAALFAQLGGGIYTKAADIGADLVGKVEARIPEDDPRNPAVIADQVGDNVGDCAGRGADLFESFSDNIICAMILSVLFAELGKYAVVFPLVTQAIGVIATIVGVFLVRGWKNISPITSFNIGLFTTGIICAVGFYISSIWLLNNINIFYSALAGLIASLVVGLVAQYYTGTGMKPVTKIAESSQRGAAINIIIGLAYGLQSTFIPVITIAAVIAFSYFITGGGIQGFYGVAAATLGILSTTGIIMSSDTFGPISDNADGIAEMSGIKDEVGESLEALDAMGNTTKALTKAYAMACAGLSAVVIFVTYLRITGMLKVGSSILPVINVADPKILVGLFIGGVLPFLFSALAIGATGKTAFLMVDEVRRQFREIKGILEGKAKPDYARCVDISTKNALKEMVAPTLLAIIFPIGVGLLLGKESLGALLLGQTLSVIALAPFFINVGGAWDNAKKFIEAGHFGGKGTETHAAAVVGDTVGDPLKDVAGPSLHIFTKLINMTALVFAPVILMYALI
- the asnS gene encoding asparagine--tRNA ligase yields the protein MESTVSYTPIQRILEGNYEGKHVRIRGWIYRKRETKNAIFILTRDSTGVIQCTVKHDSPAWEEAEKATIESSVILEGVVKRDKRAPGGFELRTEKLTIVGLAEVFPIRKDYSEDFLRDVRHLWLRSRRMTLIMLVRSRILEFIREFFKNRGYIEVSPPMFISSACEGGATLFGLKYFDKELYLTQSAQLHLEALIYSLEKVYCIAPSFRAEKSRTIRHLAEYWHVEAEAAFTTMEDMMKLEEDLVAYVCHKTAKECRNELEALKVDVKKLVEVKTPFPRITYNEAIERLQGKGFKIKWGEDLGYDEEKALAEDFGHPFFIYAYPRKIKAFYCKTYRDNPELVMSEDMLVPRIGEIITGGAREDDKDELIKRLKEFGLREEDYEWYIDLRRYGTVPHAGFGLGVERLMAWMLDLDNVMDAIPFPRTIRRFYP
- a CDS encoding TIGR00269 family protein, translating into MSAEMPAICNRCHSANAEIHIAYAKLNLCPNCFREYYVNRIRKTVEDFKMFKPKDRVGVAVSGGKDSMALLHVLRQAFPAVELIALHVDLGIKGYSEHCRQKVEELTEMLNVKLEVFNLKKELGFSIDDFKKTIYKRKICSACGTIKRHIFEVLAKRAETRVLATGHNLDDIVSVMFNNFFHGNWAQLVRLKPVLEPLTPNQTFKVKPLIKTPENENLLYCLYLNVPFRKENCPHAHIERLEKNREMLEYLSKDNPNFKYQMLKSFLKLIPILEKHVEKPKLINCKVCGYPSSSEICAFCKRVETVKKAMEG
- a CDS encoding YkgJ family cysteine cluster protein codes for the protein MLVDALSKRKYPIESGQPCRRHNCIKCCIKTEMPLTKADIELISSLGYKTEDFAIKTDEGWRLKNKFGKCVFLTENGCRIYDFRPQGCRLYPLIYDEELDKPILDELCPYREEFKVEKSNIEKLLRLIKELEAEN
- a CDS encoding geranylgeranylglycerol-phosphate geranylgeranyltransferase; its protein translation is MGKFKAFIGLLRPVNCFMMGFAVIVGATLTVGVNIINEWFNLFWGFITGFTLTGSAMVINDYYDREIDAINEPERPIPSGIVSPNQALAFAFILALIGFLSALKTNLLCLAVAVIAWLISVSYATFGKRTGLFGNFLVSACVAIPFIYGNLIVEKFSLMVFLFAAMAFLSNTGREITKGIVDVEGDKARNVRTLAVSFGSRAAAIASVFFYLFAVALSPLPVILRLVSSWWFIPFVTITDIGLIYSSIMLLRDYSRENAKKIKNMVLVWFIFGLLAFMFGSL